Genomic DNA from Terriglobales bacterium:
GCAACAGTTGCCAGGAACTCGAATGGGAGATCGACAAACTGATGGATGAGGGCTCCAAGGGCGTGGTCCTCGACCTGAGCCGCATAGACCGCGTGGACAGCGCCGGGATCGGCATCCTCACCCTGTCTGCGGGCAAGCTGCGCAAGGCCGGCGGCCAGCTTCGGCTGGCGGGCGCGCAGGGAGCGGTC
This window encodes:
- a CDS encoding STAS domain-containing protein; this encodes MLLNIQREAAPAGVTVLKLTGRITLGNSCQELEWEIDKLMDEGSKGVVLDLSRIDRVDSAGIGILTLSAGKLRKAGGQLRLAGAQGAV